The following proteins are co-located in the Pontiella desulfatans genome:
- a CDS encoding response regulator transcription factor, translated as MKTIHVAQLGTPGRQWKAWEDALSEAEFDVRSVDPLAMERLTGCTRPGDTVLFDGLLPNLSRHIRHTCARCPEVNIIVATEVDSFAIRYEVMHLNGAIYVSGPTSPDRFVERVRSMIQRECFSDAV; from the coding sequence ATGAAAACGATACATGTTGCTCAATTAGGGACGCCGGGCCGGCAATGGAAGGCCTGGGAGGATGCGCTTTCGGAGGCGGAATTCGATGTTCGTTCCGTGGACCCGCTCGCGATGGAACGGCTGACCGGTTGCACCCGTCCGGGCGATACCGTGTTGTTCGACGGCCTGTTGCCGAACCTGTCCAGGCATATCCGGCACACCTGCGCGCGGTGTCCGGAGGTTAATATTATTGTGGCCACCGAGGTGGATTCCTTTGCCATCCGGTATGAAGTCATGCATTTGAATGGGGCCATCTATGTCTCCGGGCCCACGAGCCCGGATCGGTTCGTCGAGCGCGTCCGTTCGATGATTCAGCGCGAATGCTTCTCCGATGCCGTGTGA
- a CDS encoding PTS sugar transporter subunit IIA, translating to MHEIMTIEEVAAYLRVSERTVYDWAQKGDLPGGKLGTTWRFKREDVENWVNSRISTKPASSIIGGVTSSATLTAERVVIIEETDKDTVLRQLVDLLAESPFVHNRAELLKGIFAREELMSTGIGFGIGVPHVRIDSVSDLVMAVAVCKRPISGYSSLDNEPVHIVCMLAARSDQHAKYIRTLSAVSSRLKDAATRERIIASDDPAFIHSQLISE from the coding sequence ATGCACGAAATTATGACAATCGAAGAAGTGGCCGCATATCTGCGCGTTTCCGAGCGTACGGTCTACGACTGGGCGCAAAAGGGCGACCTGCCCGGTGGCAAGCTTGGAACCACGTGGCGGTTCAAGCGCGAAGATGTCGAAAACTGGGTCAATTCCCGGATTTCCACGAAACCGGCCTCCTCCATCATTGGCGGTGTCACCAGCAGTGCCACGCTAACGGCCGAGCGCGTCGTGATTATTGAAGAAACCGACAAGGACACCGTCCTGCGCCAATTGGTCGACCTGTTGGCGGAATCGCCTTTTGTCCATAACCGCGCCGAGCTGCTCAAAGGCATCTTCGCCCGGGAGGAGCTGATGAGCACCGGGATCGGTTTTGGCATCGGTGTCCCCCACGTGCGCATCGATTCGGTCTCCGACCTCGTGATGGCCGTGGCCGTGTGCAAGCGGCCGATCTCAGGCTATTCCTCGCTCGACAACGAACCGGTTCATATTGTCTGCATGCTCGCCGCCCGTTCCGACCAGCACGCGAAATACATCCGGACCCTTTCCGCCGTCAGCAGCCGCCTGAAGGATGCCGCAACGCGGGAGCGGATCATTGCATCCGACGATCCCGCCTTCATCCAT